One genomic window of Gammaproteobacteria bacterium includes the following:
- a CDS encoding copper-binding protein, with the protein GIGVIVAVEPRKSRLILTHKEIKGFMAPMVEMSFMVTPATLLQGLKPGDNVRFTIDAGRRVIVNVDPLGE; encoded by the coding sequence GGCATCGGCGTCATCGTTGCCGTCGAGCCACGGAAGAGCCGACTAATCCTTACCCACAAGGAGATCAAGGGCTTCATGGCGCCTATGGTGGAAATGAGTTTCATGGTCACTCCCGCGACACTGCTGCAGGGACTGAAGCCGGGCGACAATGTGCGTTTCACCATAGACGCTGGTAGACGGGTGATCGTGAACGTTGATCCCCTTGGCGAATGA